The following are encoded in a window of Spea bombifrons isolate aSpeBom1 chromosome 2, aSpeBom1.2.pri, whole genome shotgun sequence genomic DNA:
- the LOC128474435 gene encoding zinc finger protein OZF-like — MEDPEPSSPPSSCAGAASEITPLPTDSQKMAIPQQHSGGERVRRRRKPTKTHKNPPQSSPEKPSIGVRTVSLLPPEMSSHFAHRSKKVFDSLYPATLSEHKESEEGAGSSDGQSGSPPGKYATGYSEHSLSVSPETTEAEEQYVRVGVERYCANSANSQKGSKEKPFLCTLCGKRFSQKSLLIQHHRNHTGERPFPCIECGKSFTSCSLLIRHHKIHTGEKPFACPDCGKRFSESSQLARHQRTHTGERPYTCVECGKSFSESSKLVIHQRTHTGERPYTCADCGKSFSVRSHLITHKRTHTGERPYTCNVCGKGFSESSKLVMHQRIHTGEKPYTCSACGKSFSQRSVLVTHQRIHTGEKPYSCPECGKSFIDKVGCDRHRVTHSNEKPFQCLLCGKNFSRNSDYNKHQRTHTGEKPYSCMECGKNFSWSYQLVRHQRVHTGEKPYTCIECGRSFCWSYQLVTHQRSHSNEGPCV, encoded by the exons ATGGAGGATCCAGAGCCCAGCTCCCCTCCGTCATCATGCGCAG GGGCTGCAAGTGAAATTACGCCACTTCCAACTGACTCCCAAAAGATGGCTATTCCCCAGCAACATTCAGGTGGAGAACGAGTCCGACGTAGACGGAAGcccaccaaaacacacaaaaatccaCCACAGAGCTCTCCGGAGAAACCGTCGATTGGCGTTAGAACGGTCTCCCTTTTACCTCCTGAAATGTCTTCGCACTTTGCACATAGGAGTAAGAAAGTATTTGACTCGCTTTATCCCGCAACGCTCTCTGAACATAAAGAGAGTGAAGAAGGAGCCGGCTCCTCGGATGGACAATCTGGAAGTCCACCCGGGAAATACGCTACTGGCTATTCAGAGCATAGTCTTTCTGTATCACCGGAGACCACGGAAGCCGAGGAGCAATATGTCCGAGTGGGAGTGGAAAGGTACTGCGCCAACTCTGCCAACTCTCAGAAAGGAAGTAAAGAGAAGCCATTCTTGTGCACTTTATGTGGGAAAAGGTTCAGCCAGAAATCCCTGCTCATTCAGCACCATCGGAACCACACAGGGGAGAGACCCTTTCCCTGCATAGAGTGCGGCAAAAGTTTCACTTCCTGCTCGTTGCTCATTCGACATCACAAGATACACACGGGCGAGAAGCCGTTTGCGTGTCCGGACTGCGGTAAGCGCTTCAGTGAGAGCTCGCAGCTTGCTCGACACCAAAGGACTCACACTGGAGAAAGGCCTTACACGTGCGTTGAGTGCGGCAAGAGCTTCAGCGAGAGCTCCAAACTGGTCATACACCAGAGGACCCACACCGGGGAGCGTCCGTACACATGTGCTGACTGCGGCAAGAGCTTTAGTGTGCGCTCACACCTTATCACGCACAAGAGAACGCACACCGGGGAGAGACCTTACACCTGCAATGTCTGCGGGAAAGGCTTCAGCGAGAGCTCCAAGCTTGTCATGCATCAGCGCATTCATACCGGAGAGAAGCCCTACACCTGCAGTGCGTGCGGCAAGAGCTTCAGCCAGCGGTCAGTGCTGGTCACCCACCAGAGGATACACACTGGGGAAAAGCCTTACTCCTGCCCCGAATGTGGCAAAAGTTTCATCGATAAAGTGGGCTGCGACCGCCACCGCGTCACTCACAGCAACGAAAAGCCCTTCCAGTGTCTACTGTGCGGCAAAAACTTCAGTCGCAACTCAGATTACAATAAACATCAGAGGACGCACACGGGCGAAAAGCCGTACTCGTGCATGGAGTGTGGGAAAAACTTTAGCTGGAGTTATCAGCTCGTTAGACACCAGAGGGTCCATACCGGCGAGAAACCCTACACCTGCATCGAGTGCGGACGAAGTTTCTGCTGGAGCTACCAGCTGGTCACTCATCAGAGGTCGCACTCCAACGAAGGACCCTGTGTGTAG